The Aminithiophilus ramosus genome contains a region encoding:
- a CDS encoding regulatory protein RecX, with the protein MKERGGDHESYLLRLLERGAHTRRSLEERLLRRGADGTEIAALLGRFEALGYIDDGLYARLYVEGHGDRGKRRLRDDLRRRGVAEATIAAALEEKDDEEEAAFGLALQWHERGVESRLIAGRLLRRGFPPALVRSLLDRLERKAP; encoded by the coding sequence ATGAAGGAGCGGGGAGGGGATCATGAGTCCTATCTGCTCCGCCTCCTCGAGAGGGGAGCCCATACGCGTCGTTCTCTGGAGGAGCGCCTCCTCCGCCGGGGGGCCGACGGCACGGAGATCGCCGCCCTTCTCGGCCGTTTCGAGGCCCTGGGCTACATCGATGACGGTCTCTACGCCAGGCTCTACGTCGAGGGGCACGGCGATAGGGGAAAGCGTCGTCTGAGGGATGACCTGCGTCGTCGCGGCGTCGCCGAGGCGACGATTGCGGCGGCCCTGGAGGAAAAAGACGACGAGGAGGAGGCGGCCTTCGGGCTGGCCCTCCAGTGGCACGAGAGGGGCGTCGAGAGTCGTCTCATCGCCGGTCGCCTCCTCCGGCGGGGATTTCCGCCCGCTTTGGTGCGATCCCTTCTGGACCGTCTTGAGCGAAAGGCTCCCTGA
- the rny gene encoding ribonuclease Y, protein MHILYLMLGLAVGGAAGAALALWHRRRSDGTLRDGARSEAERIVAEARAEADRRKRESLNEGKEEVLRLRHEAEQEIRERRNELQRAERRLEQKEENLDRKTEKVSRREEELKNRHDEIETRLSEVESLRLEQVARLEEIAAMTGEEAKQLLLSEVEEEANHRIGLRLKELEEKAKREAQRKAREIVVTAIQRTAVEHTSEVAVSVVHLPSDEMKGRIIGREGRNIRAFETLTGVDLIVDDTPEAVTISSFDPVRREVARLSLERLIVDGRIHPARIEELIEKASKDVDEMILEAGEEALLETGTKNMHPELMKLIGQLRFRSSYGQNALAHSLEVSHLSGIMAAELGVDEALARRAGLLHDIGKAVDHQVEGPHAIIGADLAKRYNEPQDVIRAIASHHEDEEPQTVYDVLVAAADAISASRPGARRESLETYIKRLEKLESLATSFQGVSKAFAIQAGREIRVMVSPNVPDAGGIQKVAYDVARKIEEEMKYPGQIRVTVIRETRAVEYAK, encoded by the coding sequence ATGCACATTCTGTACCTGATGCTGGGTCTGGCCGTCGGCGGAGCTGCCGGCGCGGCCCTTGCCCTTTGGCATCGTCGGAGATCGGACGGCACACTGCGCGATGGCGCCCGAAGCGAGGCGGAACGGATCGTCGCCGAGGCCAGAGCGGAGGCCGATCGACGTAAAAGGGAGTCCCTCAACGAGGGGAAGGAGGAGGTTCTCCGGCTCCGCCACGAGGCCGAGCAGGAGATCCGCGAGCGCCGTAACGAGCTTCAGCGCGCCGAACGGCGGCTGGAGCAGAAGGAGGAGAACCTCGACCGCAAGACGGAGAAGGTCTCCCGTCGCGAAGAGGAGCTCAAGAACCGCCACGACGAGATCGAGACCCGCCTTTCCGAGGTCGAGTCGCTTCGCCTCGAGCAGGTGGCGCGCCTCGAGGAGATCGCCGCCATGACGGGCGAGGAGGCCAAGCAGCTCCTCCTCTCCGAAGTGGAGGAGGAGGCCAATCATCGCATCGGACTCCGCCTCAAGGAGCTCGAGGAGAAGGCCAAGCGCGAGGCCCAGAGAAAGGCCCGAGAGATCGTCGTCACGGCGATCCAGAGAACGGCCGTGGAGCACACCTCCGAGGTGGCCGTCAGCGTCGTCCATCTCCCCTCGGACGAGATGAAGGGACGCATCATCGGGCGGGAAGGGCGCAACATCAGGGCCTTCGAGACCCTGACCGGCGTCGACCTCATCGTCGACGACACGCCCGAGGCCGTCACCATCTCCAGCTTCGATCCCGTCCGGCGCGAAGTGGCCCGCCTTTCCCTCGAGCGCCTCATCGTCGACGGCAGGATCCATCCGGCCCGCATCGAGGAACTCATCGAAAAGGCCTCCAAGGACGTCGATGAGATGATTCTCGAGGCCGGAGAGGAGGCTCTCCTCGAGACGGGCACGAAGAACATGCACCCCGAGCTGATGAAACTCATCGGCCAGCTCCGCTTCCGCAGCAGTTACGGCCAGAATGCCCTCGCTCACAGCCTCGAGGTCTCCCACCTCTCGGGCATCATGGCCGCCGAGCTGGGCGTCGACGAGGCCCTCGCCCGTCGAGCCGGCCTCCTTCACGACATCGGCAAGGCCGTCGACCACCAGGTCGAAGGACCTCACGCCATCATCGGCGCCGATCTCGCCAAGCGATACAACGAGCCTCAGGACGTCATCCGGGCCATCGCCTCTCACCACGAAGACGAGGAGCCCCAGACCGTCTACGACGTCCTCGTCGCCGCCGCCGACGCCATCAGCGCCTCCCGGCCCGGCGCGCGCAGGGAGAGCCTCGAGACCTACATCAAGCGTCTGGAGAAGCTGGAGAGCCTGGCCACGTCCTTCCAGGGCGTCAGCAAGGCCTTCGCCATCCAGGCCGGCCGCGAGATCCGCGTCATGGTCTCGCCCAACGTCCCCGACGCGGGAGGCATCCAGAAGGTGGCCTACGACGTGGCCCGCAAGATCGAGGAAGAGATGAAGTACCCCGGCCAGATCCGCGTCACCGTCATCAGGGAGACGCGGGCCGTGGAATACGCGAAGTAA